A DNA window from Porites lutea chromosome 6, jaPorLute2.1, whole genome shotgun sequence contains the following coding sequences:
- the LOC140940116 gene encoding bifunctional apoptosis regulator-like: MEQNDLQCSCCFELMVEPTTLNCGHSFCRFCLAKWWDTSKRATCPDCRQPWVGFPKVNIVLRKTIKVLFPEEAEERQNFQELFPDYKSVIAKFESLNIKHQRQSSVSEGAQLVQHQHVNFNVSKIIFVTMSILGIAIFTYSVLNLFVGNKESLVRKSVLRWGTTDVVKWVRSLGSWAQGYDEKFLSAGIDGNLLLSLSEYDLEHSPLNMKPSYHRRAFLKEIENLRTLGVKSPTDVWEYKAAHPVLSIFLLWGLREFPRLTVASMFFAYDEEVFQPLLYYTSEVDLEEDIKEVALPSEEYLRFGLRLLLVPYYLIARFTIKCFYLNYWVGCFVLAYCVLMTLVEFSKLKWLLFMGGWRQLPTLCANITSTAFVNGLFQLALWQILPAFICDIAFYWMLFLAPYSAWNSFKARLAEDEGGTNITRDFLMWLWRNAKLKLRQLRVQRHF, from the exons ATGGAACAAAatgatttacagtgtagctGCTGCTTTGAGTTGATGGTAGAACCCACAACTCTCAACTGTGGACATAGCTTTTGTCGCTTCTGCCTGGCAAAGTGGTGGGATACATCAAAACGTGCCACATGCCCAGATTGTCGGCAGCCTTGGGTGGGCTTCCCTAAAGTCAACATTGTATTAAG AAAGACCATCAAAGTGTTGTTTCCAGAAGAAGCTGAAGAGCGCCAGAACTTTCAGGAACTTTTTCCGGACTACAAATCTGTGATCGCCAAATTTGAATCACTGAATATCAAACATCAGAGGCAATCCAGTGTCAGCGAAGGAGCGCAACTTGTACAACATCAACATGTTAACTTCAATGTATCAAAGATCATATTTGTCACTATGTCTATTCTTGGAATTGCCATT TTTACCTATTCAGTGCTGAACCTGTTTGTTGGAAACAAGGAATCACTTGTTAGAAAGTCAGTACTAAGATGGGGCACCACAGATGTTGTCAAGTGGGTGAGGAGTTTAGGATCCTGGGCTCAGGGATATGATGAAAAATTCCTGTCGGCTGGAATTGATGGAAATCTTTTGCTTTCACTGTCAGAGTATGACCTTGAACATTCACCTCTTAACATGAAACCTTCCTACCACAGAAGAGCTTTCCTCAAGGAGATTGAAAATTTGCGAACACTGGGTGTAAAATCCCCAACAGATGTCTGGGAATACAAG GCTGCTCATCCTGTCCTTTCAATATTTCTTTTGTGGGGTCTGCGTGAATTTCCAAGGTTAACAGTGGCATCCATGTTCTTTGCTTATGATGAGGAAGTGTTTCAGCCCCTTTTGTACTACACAAGTGAGGTTGATTTGGAGGAAGATATAAAAGAG gtTGCCCTACCTTCAGAGGAATATTTGCGATTTGGCCTTCGTCTGCTCCTGGTTCCATATTACCTGATTGCCAGGTTTACAATTAAATGTTTCTACCTTAATTACTGGGTTGGCTGTTTTGTCCTAGCCTACTGTGTCTTAATGACTCTGGTGGAGTTTTCCAAACTTAAATGGCTTCTATTTATGGGAGGTTGGAG GCAGCTACCAACTTTGTGTGCCAACATCACTTCAACAGCGTTTGTAAATGGGTTATTCCAGCTTGCCCTTTGGCAGATTTTGCCAGCTTTTATCTGTGATATTGCATTTTACTGGATGTTGTTTCTGGCACCATATTCTGCATGGAACTCCTTCAAAGCTCGCTTGGCTGAAGATGAAGGAGGAACAAACATTACAAGAGATTTTTTGATGTGGCTTTGGAGGAATGCTAAGCTAAAGTTACGGCAATTACGTGTTCAAAGACACTTTTAA
- the LOC140941468 gene encoding leucine carboxyl methyltransferase 1-like, translating to MSQDEGVISTNDDASACKRFAVQLGYWSDNYIQHFTRLGERKTPEINRGYYARVKGMRTLLDQFLTQTHCKCQVINLGAGFDSLFWLLKEDGLLPKLFVEIDFGNVTSRKCYSIRARRKLQEVFSQDDGLKIEGNEAHSKHYHLLAADLRDISILESKLNEIGIDKSLPTVFITECVLVYMEPEHSAAIINWAGSNFKTALFINYEQVNMQDRFGQVMIQNLRGRNCELLGAFACPDLESHRQRFLAHNWERAEVLDMMNVYNCLPFNDRTRIERIEFLDEVDLLHQLLSHYCIAWAVNDASQLGLSSIAF from the exons ATGTCACAGGATGAAGGTGTTATTTCTACCAACGACGATGCAAGTGCTTGCAAGAG gTTTGCTGTTCAGCTAGGTTATTGGTCAGATAATTATATTCAGCACTTCACAAGGCTTGGAGAGAGAAAGACTCCAGAAATCAATAGAG GTTACTATGCTCGTGTTAAAGGAATGCGAACTCTTTTGGACCAATTTCTCACGCAGACGCACTGTAAATGTCAGGTTATCAATCTTGGCGCAGGATTTGATTCCCTCTTTTGGCTGTTAAAG GAGGATGGCTTATTGCCAAAGCTATTTGTGGAGATAGATTTTGGAAATGTAACCAGCAGAAAGTGTTACAGCATAAG GGCAAGGAGAAAACTTCAGGAAGTCTTTTCTCAAGATGATGGATTGAAAATTG AAGGAAATGAAGCTCACTCTAAACATTATCACCTACTAGCTGCTGATCTGAGAGATATAAGTATACTTGAAAGCAAATTGAATGAAATTGGGATTGATAAAAG CCTACCAACAGTGTTCATCACTGAGTGTGTGTTGGTTTACATGGAGCCTGAACATTCAGCTGCCATAATTAACTGGGCAGGATCAAATTTCAAAACTGCTCTTTTTATTAACTACGAACAG GTGAATATGCAGGACAGATTTGGTCAAGTTATGATCCAGAATCTCAGA GGTAGAAATTGTGAACTTCTTGGTGCATTTGCTTGTCCAGATCTTGAATCACAT AGGCAAAGATTCCTGGCACATAACTGGGAGAGAGCAGAAGTTCTTGACATGATGAATGTCTACAACTGCCTACCTTTTAATGACAGAAcaag aaTAGAGAGAATCGAATTTCTTGATGAAGTTGACCTTCTGCACCAGTTACTTTCTCATTATTGTATCGCCTGGGCAGTGAATGATGCTTCACAGCTTG GTTTATCAAGCATTGCTTTTTGA
- the LOC140940031 gene encoding nuclear distribution protein nudE-like 1-A produces the protein MRQPGMSISTGDKELEFADPKEEAKYWKQFAEDLERKLQEARDELDEFQEGSRELEAELEMQLEQAEARQRELLAAKTRLETENESLKARLDASQNESYLTISSLQDEVAQLKAVREEVQKYVRELEQANDDLERAKRATVCSLEDFEQKLNQAIERNAILENELDEKETLQESVQRLKDEARDLRQELAVKEKERRRPSESMDLGKDKGRNKENKEPLKTEGTPTKPETTGQTTDHITNLSTTSIGTSPLHTGYGSSPLTPSARISALNIVGDLLRKVGALESKLASCRNFVKDQPRNARGSTGSNSPADSPRPSRIPKSNYQSPGMQGLVKVQV, from the exons ATGCGACAGCCGGGAATGAGTATTTCTACGGGCGACAAGGAATTGGAATTCGCCGACCCGAAGGAAGAGGCGAAATACTGGAAACAATTTGCTGAAGACTTGGAGCGAAA GTTGCAAGAAGCAAGAGATGAACTCGATGAGTTTCAAGAAGGTAGTCGCGAACTAGAAGCAGAGTTGGAAATGCAGTTGGAGCAAGCCGAAGCCAGACAGCGAGAGCTTTTAGCTGCCAAAACCCGGCTAGAGACGGAAAACGAAAGCTTGAAG GCGCGACTAGATGCCAGCCAGAATGAATCCTACTTAACGATATCATCGCTACAAGATGAGGTTGCTCAACTTAAAGCTGTGCGGGAGGAAGTGCAAAAATACGTTCGGGAACTCGAGCAAGCGAACGACGATCTTGAGCGAGCGAAAAG GGCAACAGTTTGCTCCCTTGAGGACTTTGAACAGAAGCTAAATCAG GCTATTGAAAGGAATGCTATCCTTGAAAATGAACTGGATGAAAAAGAGACACTTCAGGAATCTGTACAGAGACTAAAAGATGAGGCTCGAG ACCTAAGACAAGAACTTGCAGTTAAAGAGAAAGAGAGGAGGAGGCCTAGTGAAAGTATGGATTTGGGTAAAGACAAGGGTcgtaacaaagaaaacaaggagcCATTGAAAACAGAAGGAACACCCACAAAGCCAGAGACTACTGGTCAGACCACAGACCATATCACTAATCTATCAACTACCTCCATTGGAACATCACCACTTCATACTGGCTATGGAAGCTCACCACTAACACCCTCAGCAAGGATTTCAGCTCTGAATATTGTTGGAGATCTTCTTAGAAAAGTTGGG GCTCTTGAATCCAAGTTAGCCTCTTGTCGTAACTTTGTCAAGGATCAGCCGCGAAATGCAAGAGGATCAACTGGTTCTAACAGTCCTGCAGATTCCCCAAG gcCGAGCAGAATTCCCAAGAGTAACTATCAAAGCCCTGGAATGCAAGGTCTTGTCAAGGTGCAAGTGTAA